Proteins co-encoded in one Fibrobacter sp. genomic window:
- a CDS encoding T9SS type A sorting domain-containing protein: MKNSKIVAGMSLGLSLLAGMASAAVTVNSAEGWLESAFVEWAPVSGATSYNVYADGKKIDNQLIRSYGSYMRADVPGLKAGSHTLKVEASNGEVSAEKTVTVLAHDRAGFAFSNNRVPGAYNADGTLKSGAVVLYISENTKDKVTMDVTTSSKGTTTTCKSFQGILNCMKKGYETRPVDFRFIGNVTDSDSLVQGDMLIDLGSSDNSYVTVEGIGTDAVANGWGIRIKNAQNVEVRNMGIMNVNSSEGDNVGLQQNDQYVWVHNNDFFYGDAGSDKDQVKGDGALDCKKSTYITFSYNHFFDNGKSNLLGLSEGTTEGLYITYHHNWYDHSDSRHPRVRFYSAHVYNNYYDGNAKYGIGSTLGSSIFAEANYFRNCKYPMLTSMQGSDVYAGTEKRDPANYGTFSKEAGGSIKAFNNYIEGGTFIPYGASKYTLKGVETAIGAIDSKKDFDAYVVTSRTQEMPATVTSYDGANKHNNFDLNLPYKYSVDAPAVAKTNVMTYAGRIKGGDFKWTFNNAVDDEKYEVDEKLKAALVAYKGTLKSIQGDGDIKPIETPVVSSSSVASSSSSVASSSSVNSSSSSSSKPASSSSVVVPEDGSATLTKHGSGSANQAVAQGAAVTEFYYTVAGATGATVTGLPEGLKGEMRGSNFYITGTVSSTAKVGEYKYTVKTNRGDSGDVTKSGVITVTSGGSTPAEESSSSETPASSSSSEKVDSSSSSNVNGDSSSSSEEGEDDGSEADDDAAIVASSKASAQVIRYNSRDCRLEISGDVRRLDIVRMDGRKVNVAQVPTSATSVDLNSLQPGVYLVRAVIDGQVFLQKIFKK, from the coding sequence ATGAAAAACTCTAAAATCGTTGCCGGAATGAGCCTTGGGCTCTCTCTCCTTGCCGGAATGGCATCCGCCGCCGTTACCGTGAACTCTGCCGAAGGCTGGCTTGAATCCGCCTTTGTTGAATGGGCTCCGGTAAGTGGTGCAACCAGCTACAACGTCTATGCCGATGGCAAAAAGATCGACAACCAGCTGATCCGCAGTTATGGTTCCTATATGCGTGCCGATGTGCCGGGCCTCAAGGCGGGTTCTCACACCCTTAAGGTGGAGGCCAGCAATGGTGAAGTCTCTGCAGAAAAGACGGTGACGGTTCTGGCTCACGATCGCGCCGGTTTTGCCTTTAGCAACAACCGCGTTCCTGGCGCCTACAATGCCGACGGTACTCTTAAGAGCGGCGCCGTGGTGCTTTACATTTCCGAAAATACCAAGGACAAGGTCACCATGGACGTGACCACCTCTTCCAAGGGCACAACTACGACCTGCAAGAGTTTCCAGGGGATTCTCAACTGCATGAAGAAAGGTTACGAAACCCGACCGGTTGACTTCCGCTTTATTGGCAACGTAACGGATTCCGATTCCCTGGTGCAGGGCGACATGCTTATTGACCTGGGTAGTTCCGACAATTCCTATGTGACGGTCGAAGGTATCGGTACAGATGCCGTGGCTAACGGTTGGGGCATCCGCATCAAGAATGCCCAGAACGTGGAAGTCCGCAACATGGGTATCATGAACGTGAATAGCTCCGAAGGCGACAACGTGGGCCTTCAGCAGAACGACCAGTACGTATGGGTTCATAACAACGATTTCTTCTATGGCGATGCAGGTTCCGACAAGGACCAGGTGAAGGGCGATGGCGCCCTGGACTGCAAGAAGTCCACCTACATTACCTTCAGCTACAACCACTTCTTCGATAACGGCAAGTCCAACTTGCTCGGTCTTTCCGAAGGTACGACCGAGGGGCTCTACATTACCTATCACCACAACTGGTACGATCATTCCGATAGCCGTCATCCTCGTGTACGCTTCTATAGCGCTCACGTCTATAACAACTACTACGATGGCAATGCCAAGTATGGTATTGGTTCTACTCTCGGTTCCTCCATTTTTGCAGAAGCAAATTACTTCCGTAACTGCAAGTACCCCATGCTTACCTCCATGCAGGGTAGCGACGTCTATGCCGGTACCGAAAAGCGTGATCCTGCCAACTACGGTACCTTCAGCAAGGAAGCCGGCGGTTCCATCAAAGCCTTCAACAACTACATCGAGGGCGGAACCTTTATTCCCTATGGAGCAAGCAAGTATACATTGAAGGGTGTTGAAACAGCAATTGGTGCGATTGATTCCAAGAAAGATTTTGACGCCTACGTTGTAACAAGCCGTACCCAGGAAATGCCTGCGACCGTTACTTCCTATGACGGGGCAAATAAGCACAACAACTTTGACTTGAACTTGCCCTATAAGTACTCTGTAGACGCTCCTGCCGTTGCAAAAACCAACGTGATGACCTATGCAGGCCGTATCAAGGGCGGTGACTTCAAGTGGACTTTCAACAACGCCGTCGATGACGAAAAGTATGAGGTGGATGAAAAGTTGAAGGCTGCCCTCGTCGCCTACAAGGGAACTCTCAAGAGCATCCAGGGCGATGGCGACATCAAGCCCATTGAAACGCCTGTGGTGTCCAGTAGCTCTGTAGCATCTTCTTCTAGTTCAGTAGCCTCCTCTTCTAGCGTAAATTCCTCCAGTTCCAGCAGCTCCAAGCCGGCGTCCTCCAGCAGTGTCGTTGTTCCCGAAGATGGCTCGGCAACTCTTACCAAGCATGGCTCCGGCAGTGCGAACCAGGCTGTGGCCCAGGGCGCTGCTGTAACGGAATTCTATTACACTGTGGCCGGTGCAACAGGTGCAACCGTTACCGGCTTGCCCGAAGGTCTCAAGGGCGAAATGAGAGGCTCTAACTTCTACATTACAGGTACTGTTTCCTCCACAGCAAAAGTCGGTGAGTACAAGTACACTGTGAAAACAAACCGCGGCGATAGCGGTGACGTAACAAAATCCGGTGTCATTACGGTAACCTCTGGTGGCTCGACTCCTGCCGAGGAATCTAGCTCTAGCGAAACTCCAGCAAGTTCCAGCTCCAGCGAAAAGGTGGATTCCTCCAGTAGTTCCAATGTAAATGGCGACTCCAGCAGTTCTTCCGAAGAAGGCGAAGACGACGGTTCCGAGGCTGACGATGATGCGGCTATCGTTGCTTCAAGTAAGGCTTCCGCTCAGGTTATTCGCTATAATTCTCGTGACTGCCGCCTGGAAATTTCCGGAGATGTCCGCCGCCTTGACATAGTCCGCATGGATGGCCGCAAGGTGAACGTTGCTCAAGTTCCTACGTCTGCAACAAGTGTTGATTTGAACAGCTTGCAGCCGGGTGTGTACTTGGTCCGGGCTGTAATTGACGGTCAGGTGTTCTTGCAGAAAATCTTCAAGAAATAA
- the secG gene encoding preprotein translocase subunit SecG, with translation MTTLFWIGIVLHVFLCLFLMLLVLVQNDKMGGLAGLGGMTSQSAFSTAGAATFIQKLTRVVAVIFFLVVIGLGLIVAKQDQTVEESAMQKATRENAAQQAPAMPALPTNFGAPAATDAAPAAEVPAAPAPAAE, from the coding sequence ATGACAACTCTCTTTTGGATCGGTATCGTCCTCCACGTGTTCCTCTGCTTGTTCCTCATGCTCCTCGTTCTGGTTCAGAACGACAAGATGGGTGGCCTTGCAGGTCTTGGCGGCATGACTTCTCAGTCCGCCTTCTCCACCGCTGGTGCAGCAACCTTCATCCAGAAGTTGACCCGTGTCGTTGCTGTTATCTTCTTCCTGGTGGTAATCGGCCTCGGTCTTATCGTTGCTAAGCAGGATCAGACTGTGGAAGAATCCGCCATGCAGAAGGCAACCCGCGAAAACGCAGCACAGCAGGCTCCGGCAATGCCGGCTCTCCCGACTAACTTCGGCGCACCCGCAGCAACCGATGCCGCACCCGCAGCTGAAGTTCCCGCTGCTCCCGCACCGGCTGCCGAGTAA
- the tgt gene encoding tRNA guanosine(34) transglycosylase Tgt, which yields MNRFELLKTSKKSKARLGVLHTDHGDIHTPIFMPVGTEATVKSVTPAQLKDLKAEIILANTYHLYLRPTTPKIAAAGGIHKFMSWDRPVLTDSGGFQVWSLKDLRKIKPEGVEFRSILDGSKHFFSPATVMKAQREIGADIIMAFDECTPYPSTEKEAEHSLNFTLKWTKEAMEWIKANPEIHGYEQKFFGIVQGGMHKHLRKQAIERIAELEPDGFALGGLSVGEPTETMYEIADFCTDYMPKDHARYVMGVGTPWNLLELIGRGVDMCDCVMPTRNARNGMLFTSEGVLRYKAARHAEEYDKPVDPNCDCYCCRNFSRAYLRHLHHAGESLGFTLASIHNLHFYLHLMQEAKDHIADDTFEEWSKEKIEILQRDLQ from the coding sequence ATGAATCGTTTTGAACTTTTAAAGACCTCCAAGAAGTCCAAGGCCCGCCTCGGTGTGCTTCATACGGACCACGGCGACATCCATACGCCGATTTTTATGCCCGTAGGCACCGAAGCTACCGTCAAGTCGGTTACGCCGGCCCAGCTGAAAGACCTCAAGGCAGAAATCATCCTGGCAAACACCTACCACCTTTACCTGCGCCCAACCACGCCTAAGATCGCTGCTGCAGGCGGCATCCACAAGTTCATGAGTTGGGACCGCCCCGTGCTTACAGACAGCGGTGGATTCCAGGTATGGAGCCTCAAGGATCTACGCAAGATCAAGCCCGAGGGCGTTGAGTTCAGAAGCATTCTGGACGGTTCCAAGCATTTCTTCAGCCCCGCAACCGTCATGAAGGCCCAGCGCGAAATTGGCGCAGACATCATCATGGCTTTCGACGAATGCACTCCCTACCCCAGCACCGAAAAGGAAGCGGAACACAGCCTGAACTTCACCCTGAAATGGACGAAGGAAGCCATGGAATGGATCAAGGCCAATCCCGAAATCCACGGATACGAACAGAAGTTCTTTGGCATCGTACAGGGCGGTATGCACAAGCACTTGCGCAAGCAGGCTATTGAACGTATCGCCGAACTGGAACCCGACGGTTTTGCGCTGGGTGGGCTTTCCGTAGGCGAACCTACCGAAACCATGTACGAAATCGCCGACTTCTGCACCGACTACATGCCCAAGGATCACGCTCGCTATGTAATGGGCGTAGGAACCCCCTGGAACCTGCTGGAATTGATCGGCAGAGGCGTCGACATGTGCGACTGCGTAATGCCCACCAGAAACGCACGCAACGGCATGCTGTTCACCAGCGAAGGCGTACTGCGTTACAAGGCCGCCCGCCATGCGGAAGAATACGACAAGCCGGTAGACCCCAATTGCGACTGCTACTGCTGCCGTAACTTCAGCCGAGCCTACCTGCGTCATCTGCACCACGCTGGCGAATCCCTGGGTTTCACCCTGGCAAGCATTCACAACCTTCATTTCTACCTGCACCTGATGCAGGAGGCAAAGGACCACATCGCCGACGACACCTTCGAGGAGTGGTCCAAGGAAAAGATCGAGATCCTGCAGCGAGACCTGCAGTAA
- the tpiA gene encoding triose-phosphate isomerase produces the protein MRQYIIAGNWKMNKTVSESVQLAKDIVEAVKDVKKTEVVIAPTYLAAAKVADVVKGTNVKLAIQDIHWKDQGAYTGKVSVDMVKEIGAEYIIIGHSEQRQYFHETEETVNLKVKKTLEAGLKPIICIGETLDERNGGKLEAVLSTQVKGAFEGVSAEDAAKCVLAYEPVWAIGTGVTATDEQAQDTQAFVRSVVKEIYGEAIAEGMRIQYGGSMKGANAAGLLAQKDIDGGLIGGAGLKANTFMEIIAAAEAK, from the coding sequence ATGCGTCAGTATATCATTGCTGGTAACTGGAAGATGAACAAGACCGTTAGCGAATCCGTACAGCTCGCTAAGGACATCGTTGAAGCCGTTAAGGACGTGAAGAAGACCGAAGTCGTCATCGCTCCAACCTACCTCGCTGCTGCTAAGGTTGCAGACGTCGTTAAGGGCACCAACGTTAAGCTCGCTATCCAGGACATCCACTGGAAGGACCAGGGCGCATACACCGGTAAGGTTTCCGTTGACATGGTTAAGGAAATCGGCGCAGAATACATCATCATCGGTCACTCCGAACAGCGTCAGTACTTCCACGAAACCGAAGAAACCGTAAACCTCAAGGTCAAGAAGACTCTCGAAGCCGGCCTCAAGCCCATCATCTGCATCGGCGAAACTCTCGACGAACGTAACGGTGGCAAGCTCGAAGCTGTTCTCTCCACTCAGGTTAAGGGCGCTTTCGAAGGCGTTTCCGCTGAAGACGCTGCTAAGTGCGTTCTCGCATACGAACCGGTTTGGGCAATCGGTACTGGCGTAACTGCTACCGACGAACAGGCTCAGGACACCCAGGCTTTCGTACGTTCCGTCGTTAAGGAAATCTACGGCGAAGCAATTGCCGAAGGCATGCGCATCCAGTACGGTGGCTCCATGAAGGGCGCAAACGCTGCTGGCCTCCTCGCTCAGAAGGACATCGACGGCGGTCTCATTGGTGGTGCAGGCCTCAAGGCTAACACCTTCATGGAAATCATCGCAGCTGCAGAAGCTAAGTAA
- the murD gene encoding UDP-N-acetylmuramoyl-L-alanine--D-glutamate ligase produces the protein MNNNLVFPVGILGFGVEGQSTLRYLFREGVKEIVVMDKNPVNLPEVPAGVNVKVCSGEKYMDGLKDCVTVVRSAGVYPMSPELFAFQMNGGMMTSQIQLFLEQTKSTKTVGVTGTLGKGSTVSMISHILDKCGKANIIGGNFGVPALDLLEDDSADRISILELSSFQLMTLSISPDVGVVLRVSTEHLDWHKTVEEYRDAKANLVRWQKSAGTCVYLKDAAPSAKIASESPARNKLSVSVADGENGSNDGNAVIDGSILTIGNDKLFLSDCKVRGIYQLENMAAATLACTALGIKVADAFEALKSYETLPFRMEFKGEKKGIEFYNDSYATRPDATIAATGSMKRPFALILGGSEKNADFTELSNILVKDRPNLKRVALIGATAERMLADLKKAGVDAAGIKTAIFPTLEEAFADSLAIGEGGTVIMSPACASFGLFKNYKVRGQVFDKLVADVK, from the coding sequence ATGAACAACAATTTGGTTTTTCCCGTTGGTATTCTTGGCTTTGGCGTAGAAGGCCAAAGTACGCTTCGTTACCTATTCCGTGAAGGCGTCAAGGAAATCGTCGTAATGGACAAGAACCCGGTGAACTTGCCGGAAGTTCCTGCAGGCGTAAACGTGAAGGTTTGCAGCGGAGAAAAATACATGGATGGTCTTAAGGATTGCGTAACAGTCGTTCGTTCCGCAGGCGTCTACCCCATGAGTCCAGAACTGTTCGCCTTCCAGATGAATGGCGGCATGATGACAAGCCAGATTCAGTTGTTTTTAGAACAAACTAAATCAACAAAGACCGTAGGCGTTACCGGTACTTTGGGCAAGGGCAGTACCGTCAGCATGATCAGCCACATTCTTGATAAGTGCGGCAAAGCAAATATCATCGGCGGAAACTTCGGCGTTCCTGCGCTGGACCTGCTGGAAGACGATTCCGCAGACCGCATCAGCATTCTGGAACTTTCCAGCTTCCAGCTGATGACCTTGTCTATCTCCCCGGATGTAGGCGTAGTTCTCCGCGTAAGCACAGAACATTTGGACTGGCATAAGACTGTTGAAGAATACCGCGACGCCAAGGCAAATTTGGTACGTTGGCAGAAGTCAGCAGGCACTTGCGTTTACCTGAAGGACGCAGCCCCCTCCGCAAAGATCGCAAGTGAAAGCCCCGCCCGTAACAAGCTTTCTGTAAGTGTTGCCGACGGCGAAAATGGAAGCAACGACGGCAACGCAGTTATCGACGGATCCATCCTTACAATCGGAAACGACAAACTGTTCCTCAGCGATTGCAAGGTCCGCGGCATTTACCAGCTGGAAAACATGGCTGCAGCAACCTTGGCTTGCACCGCCCTGGGCATCAAGGTGGCGGACGCTTTCGAAGCCCTCAAGAGCTACGAAACCCTCCCCTTCCGTATGGAATTCAAGGGCGAAAAGAAGGGTATCGAATTCTACAACGACAGCTACGCCACTCGCCCCGACGCAACCATCGCAGCCACCGGCAGCATGAAGCGCCCCTTCGCACTGATTCTTGGCGGTTCCGAAAAGAACGCCGACTTTACGGAACTTAGCAACATCCTGGTGAAGGACCGCCCGAACCTGAAGCGCGTAGCCCTCATTGGCGCCACTGCAGAACGCATGCTTGCCGACCTGAAGAAGGCTGGTGTAGACGCCGCCGGCATCAAGACCGCCATCTTCCCCACCCTGGAAGAAGCCTTTGCAGACAGCCTCGCTATTGGCGAAGGCGGCACCGTGATCATGAGCCCCGCTTGCGCAAGCTTCGGCCTGTTCAAGAACTACAAGGTCCGTGGCCAGGTCTTCGACAAGCTGGTCGCCGACGTGAAGTAA
- a CDS encoding CIA30 family protein, giving the protein MKKIIATALLAAATSAMAVSASRVGPVSTYGELKANSGKLSGSCPQYASSAVQVKGMSLFWSNAADSSTVFYTEKAVNRMVNEMNIEVLRFAMGVDNEKFQDQGRGYLSSDNGKTLQLGMLKNVVNAAIENDIYVIIDWHIESANGKTSQAQEFFEYAAKEYGSYNNVIFEVWNEPVGADMGTVASHAKSVISTIRKYSDNLVLVGSPEWSSHPEQCAAAGINDKNYACSLHFYAATHQVGNGGYNSRAEEAMSKGVPVFASEWGTVSADGNGGANESASQAWINWMNTNKISWANWSASAINEGSAAFQNLAFDNGLTYKTSGTMVKGWMNGKTGYKDCGLQNGNGGSGNSGFSTGVANGTSTDLIDDLEDGDHYAYTGGWWSAFADSDDDEDGKGNTSISNKKWTSDDGKEVYDVLMKAPGGDKNTSKYVAGITDIKLSQGAYKYAPYVTIGLNLDKNPKKSYDLSACKSISYKFKGASHNFRVETAKVTNWNFHYVTKDGSDDWKEVELSWDQFIQEDWGDVASHFSLDKGMGAVTAFGWQVKGALDVPDSKQKTTHPYLYVDDVRCNGVSIKAITGGSSTTTSSSSNTPVVGSSSSNTPVVGSSSSNNPIAGSSSSGITPAVSSSSVIAGPTTTAPSVAFIIDDIEDGDHVANTTGVWYAYNDSEPGGKSTISNTYDPVLGGYIVNFAGGDPTNGSKGFVGMTDIHWEQAEYAEAPFVALGLNMVEDTSKGFDLSSCEGIAYRYRGAGHKFKIQDGQVEDYAYHEYKVADAAEWTWVVMPWDLIEQPSWTRDPKDLNHAAIKKMAWEVVGYKGFDDQPEIPYLFVDDVVCVGNPSAIKPARVANSGLKISVQGMTLNVQTSKSGALKVQIFDMMGHVVMNVSEMSAGNHQVSLAGLASGNYMVRVMSGSDVKTTRIALR; this is encoded by the coding sequence ATGAAGAAGATTATCGCTACTGCACTGCTCGCCGCTGCAACTTCTGCAATGGCTGTTAGTGCAAGCCGTGTCGGCCCTGTCAGCACCTATGGTGAACTGAAGGCCAATAGTGGCAAACTGTCTGGTTCTTGCCCCCAGTATGCAAGCTCTGCAGTCCAGGTTAAGGGTATGAGCCTTTTCTGGAGTAATGCTGCGGATAGCTCCACGGTGTTCTACACCGAAAAGGCTGTGAACCGTATGGTGAACGAAATGAACATTGAAGTTCTTCGTTTTGCCATGGGTGTTGATAATGAAAAGTTCCAGGATCAGGGCCGTGGTTACCTGAGCTCCGACAATGGTAAGACTCTTCAGCTGGGTATGTTGAAGAACGTTGTTAACGCAGCCATTGAAAACGATATCTATGTGATTATCGACTGGCACATCGAAAGTGCTAATGGTAAGACTTCTCAGGCTCAGGAATTCTTCGAATACGCAGCCAAGGAATATGGTTCCTATAACAATGTGATTTTCGAAGTGTGGAATGAACCTGTGGGCGCAGACATGGGTACTGTTGCATCCCATGCAAAGTCTGTGATTTCCACAATCCGTAAGTATTCCGACAATCTGGTTTTGGTGGGCAGCCCCGAATGGTCCAGCCATCCGGAACAGTGTGCCGCTGCTGGCATTAACGATAAGAACTACGCTTGTTCTCTGCACTTTTACGCAGCAACTCACCAGGTGGGTAACGGTGGATACAATTCCCGTGCCGAAGAAGCTATGAGCAAGGGTGTTCCTGTGTTCGCTTCTGAATGGGGTACCGTTTCTGCCGATGGTAACGGTGGTGCAAATGAATCTGCAAGCCAGGCTTGGATCAACTGGATGAACACCAATAAGATTTCCTGGGCCAACTGGTCTGCTTCTGCCATTAACGAAGGCTCCGCTGCATTCCAGAACCTTGCCTTTGATAATGGATTGACTTACAAAACCTCCGGAACCATGGTGAAGGGCTGGATGAACGGCAAGACCGGCTATAAGGATTGCGGTCTCCAGAATGGTAACGGTGGTAGTGGCAATTCCGGCTTCTCCACTGGTGTTGCTAACGGCACTTCCACTGATCTTATTGACGACCTGGAAGACGGCGATCATTACGCCTATACCGGTGGCTGGTGGTCTGCGTTCGCAGATTCCGACGACGATGAAGATGGTAAGGGCAACACCTCCATCTCCAACAAGAAGTGGACCTCCGATGACGGCAAGGAAGTTTATGATGTTCTTATGAAGGCTCCGGGTGGCGATAAGAATACTTCCAAGTATGTTGCCGGTATTACCGACATTAAGCTCTCCCAGGGTGCATACAAGTACGCTCCCTACGTGACTATCGGTTTGAATCTGGACAAGAATCCCAAGAAGTCCTACGACTTGAGCGCATGTAAGTCCATTAGCTATAAGTTCAAGGGCGCTAGCCACAACTTCCGCGTGGAAACTGCCAAGGTTACCAACTGGAACTTCCACTATGTGACCAAGGATGGCTCCGATGACTGGAAGGAAGTGGAACTTTCTTGGGACCAGTTCATTCAGGAAGACTGGGGCGATGTTGCATCTCACTTTAGCCTGGACAAGGGCATGGGTGCTGTGACTGCCTTCGGTTGGCAGGTGAAGGGCGCTCTCGACGTTCCGGATAGCAAGCAGAAGACGACTCATCCTTATCTCTATGTGGATGATGTGCGTTGCAATGGCGTTTCCATCAAGGCTATTACCGGTGGCTCTTCTACAACGACATCTTCTTCTTCTAATACTCCTGTTGTTGGTAGCTCTTCCTCCAATACTCCTGTTGTGGGCAGCTCCTCTTCCAACAATCCTATTGCTGGCTCTTCCTCCTCTGGCATTACTCCTGCTGTTTCCTCTAGCTCTGTGATTGCTGGACCCACCACCACGGCTCCGTCTGTAGCCTTCATTATCGATGATATCGAAGATGGCGACCACGTTGCTAACACCACTGGTGTTTGGTATGCATACAACGACAGTGAACCGGGTGGTAAGTCTACCATTTCCAATACCTATGATCCTGTTTTGGGCGGCTATATCGTCAACTTTGCCGGTGGCGACCCGACCAATGGCAGCAAGGGCTTTGTCGGTATGACCGATATTCACTGGGAACAGGCTGAATATGCAGAAGCTCCGTTTGTTGCTCTTGGCCTCAACATGGTTGAAGATACTTCCAAGGGCTTTGATTTAAGTTCCTGCGAAGGTATTGCCTACCGCTATAGAGGTGCTGGCCATAAGTTCAAGATTCAGGATGGCCAGGTTGAAGACTATGCATATCACGAATATAAAGTTGCTGATGCTGCAGAATGGACCTGGGTTGTAATGCCCTGGGATCTTATTGAACAGCCGTCCTGGACTCGTGATCCTAAGGATCTTAACCATGCCGCCATCAAGAAGATGGCTTGGGAAGTTGTGGGCTACAAGGGCTTCGACGATCAGCCGGAAATTCCGTACCTCTTCGTTGACGACGTTGTCTGCGTTGGCAATCCCTCTGCAATCAAGCCGGCACGCGTTGCTAACAGCGGTCTCAAGATTTCTGTCCAGGGTATGACTCTCAACGTTCAGACTTCCAAGTCTGGCGCTCTGAAGGTCCAGATCTTCGACATGATGGGCCACGTAGTCATGAACGTTTCCGAAATGTCTGCCGGTAACCATCAGGTTTCTCTCGCAGGCCTCGCCAGCGGTAACTACATGGTTCGCGTCATGAGCGGCAGCGATGTAAAGACTACTCGCATTGCTCTTCGCTAA
- the recA gene encoding recombinase RecA, translating to MNVPGANPISNLSADKAKAVEAAIAQIEKNYGKGSIMALGQQPIEDIPVIPSGCIQLDMALGVGGFPRGRIIEIYGPESSGKTTLTLHAIAEAQKLGGVAAFIDAEHAFDAVYARKLGVDIESLLVSQPDTGEQALDIAETLVRSGAIDIIVIDSVAALVPQAEINGEMGDNHVGLQARLMSQALRKLTGILSKSNTCMLFINQLRMKIGVMFGNPETTTGGNALKFYATQRIDIRRIAAIKDGEDVIGNRTRVKIVKNKVAAPFTQCEFDILYGCGISREASILDLATEMDIVQKSGSWFSYNNERIGQGRENTRLFLKDNPDLCNEIEEKIRESMKDVELFKLNEGDALAADDDMEISADEV from the coding sequence ATGAATGTACCAGGCGCAAACCCCATTAGCAACCTTTCCGCAGATAAGGCCAAGGCTGTAGAAGCAGCCATCGCACAGATCGAAAAGAATTATGGTAAAGGTTCCATCATGGCCCTGGGTCAGCAACCTATCGAAGATATCCCCGTTATCCCCTCCGGCTGTATCCAGCTGGATATGGCCCTGGGCGTAGGCGGTTTCCCCCGCGGCCGAATCATCGAAATCTACGGACCCGAATCTTCCGGTAAGACAACCCTTACTCTCCACGCCATTGCCGAAGCCCAGAAGCTTGGCGGTGTGGCAGCCTTCATCGATGCGGAACACGCCTTCGACGCAGTCTATGCTCGCAAGCTGGGGGTAGATATCGAATCTCTCCTGGTATCCCAGCCCGACACTGGCGAACAGGCTCTCGACATTGCCGAAACCCTGGTCCGTTCCGGCGCCATCGACATTATCGTTATCGACTCCGTGGCAGCGCTTGTTCCCCAGGCCGAAATCAACGGCGAAATGGGCGACAACCACGTAGGCCTCCAAGCTCGCCTCATGAGCCAGGCTCTCCGTAAGCTCACCGGCATTCTCTCCAAGTCCAACACCTGCATGCTGTTCATCAACCAGCTGCGCATGAAGATCGGTGTCATGTTCGGCAATCCCGAAACCACTACCGGTGGTAACGCACTTAAGTTCTACGCCACCCAGCGTATCGATATCCGTCGTATCGCCGCCATCAAGGACGGCGAAGACGTCATCGGTAACCGCACCCGCGTAAAGATCGTGAAAAACAAGGTCGCCGCACCCTTCACCCAGTGCGAATTCGACATTCTCTACGGCTGCGGCATCTCCCGCGAAGCCTCCATCCTGGATCTGGCTACCGAAATGGACATCGTCCAGAAGAGCGGTTCCTGGTTTAGCTACAACAACGAACGCATCGGCCAGGGTCGCGAGAACACCCGCCTCTTCCTGAAGGACAATCCGGATCTCTGCAACGAAATCGAAGAAAAGATTCGCGAAAGCATGAAGGATGTGGAACTGTTCAAGCTGAACGAAGGCGACGCTCTGGCTGCTGACGACGACATGGAAATCAGCGCCGACGAAGTTTAA